Below is a window of Spirochaetaceae bacterium DNA.
TAGCCGATAGCGAGTTCGACAAAGCCTACAAGCTCGGTTATAGGTCGATAGAAGGGGCCATAAGTTCAATATCGAGTGCAATATCGTCTGTCGAAGTTGAAGAAAGAGTGCCATACGCTAACGACCGAGACTCTGCGGTCGAAGACCTCATGGAGAGGATTGCAAAACGAAGTCTCCCCGCCGATGAAGTGTGGAAAGAGATCGAACGTACCTATCAACAGGTTACTCAATTGCCGTTGCACAAGGGCAACTCTATGTGGAAGGTAAATTCCCGGACAATAGTTGCACTAAAAGCTGCAAATGGAGCTGCCCAAGAGGCACTGAAGATGGCACATAACACCTCGTATGCGATCGTTGCATATCAGCTGGAGCGAGGTGCTTTTCTTGTATCACGGGAAATCCTGAAGCGAGTCTATCTGGGATCAAGTCGAAAGAGACTCATTCTACATAGTGACGAATTGCTAGTGTCGGTAGGCGAAGGAATCGCCACCTACTTGTTTGAATCGGCTCTTGAAGTGTGTCAAGGTAGTTTGTCTGAGTACACTCCAACCATACCTGAAATCGTGAAGGAGGTGAAACGTCTAGAGCACGACTCGTATCAAAGCAAGGACGCTCTCAGACACACCATTAGACGAGAAACAATCGAAGATCCTACACGCATCAGGAGTGCCATAAGGCTACATCGTGCGACACATAGTATTCAGCCAATACGCAACAGAATGACCGACTGAGCCCGTGCCACTTTGATTCGTTTCAGAGGTGGTTCCGTTCGCGAAACTATCTCGATTCGAGTCAGAGCTTTTCAGCCTTATTGGGAGGATGGCGGAAACGGAACTCGGCACGGGGTCGCGCAACCGCACCCGTCGTTGTAGTCTGGTTCGAATGATCACGAGTGTCGTGGCGTTGCGTACGCGGCCACGCTGCTCACCGTGACCCCGGCGGCGTGCGCCGCCTCGAGGTCGACGTTGTTGTAGCCGGTGGCGGTGATCGCCATCAGGCGTAGCGTGGTGAGCGCCTCGAAGATCGCCCCCGTGATCTGCGCCTTATTCACCGCAATTTCGCGTGCCGGTTCGCCTGCCGGCGTCTCGCATGCAGCGTCTCCGCTCAGGAGCACTTCCTTCCCGTTCGCCGCGGGGGCGTAGATCGCGTCGATCACGCACTGGACGGCGAGCGCCTGCTCCAGGGTCACGCACGGCTCCTCGCGGCCGAGGATCACGTTCACGAAGTGGTGAAACCGGCTGGTGTGCGGGTAGGTCAGCGGGCCGGCGTCGGGCCCCTCGATGGCGTGGTACTCGCTGCCCTGCCGTCGGAACAGCTTGTCGCCGTAAGTGTCGATGGCGCCCTCCGACCCGTACAGCTCGATGTTCATCTCGCTCCGGCGCTCGTTGTGCATCGCCCACACCGCGTCGATCAGCAGCACGGTGGCGCCGCCGGCGAGCTTGATCATGGCGGTGGCGAAGTCGTCCACGTCGAACGCCGCCTCGGTGCGCTCCGAAAGCCCATAGCCGCCCTCGCCGGCGCCGCTCGGGCCGAACTCGCGGTAGGTGGCGCCGGTGACCGAGTGCACGGCGAAGTTGTCGAGGATGAACAGGGCGTTGTCGAGCATGTGCACGCCGGTGTCCAGGAGCCAGCCGCCGCCGGACAGTGATTTGCGGGTAAACCAGCTCCCGATGCCGGGAATGCCGGCCCGCCGGCGCCAGTAGGTCTTGCAGTGGTAGGCGCGTCCGATGCGGCCCTGAGCCACGGCCCGCGGGCGCGCTGCACCTGCGGCGTGAAGCGCTGGTTCATGCCCAGCATGAAGTGGGCGCCGGCACCGCGCGCCGCCTCCACCAGCGGCTCGGCATCGGCCCGGCTCGATGCCAGCGGCTTCTCCAGGATCACGTGCTTGCCGGCATGCAGCGCCTGCACCGTGAGCGGCACGTGCAGGTAGTTGGGCACCGCGACGTACACCGCGTCCACCGCGTCGAGGTCCAGCAACTGGTCGGCACTCTCCAGCAGGTGCGGCACCCCGAACCGCTCCCCGAACGACGTGCGCCGCACGCGGCTGAGATCGGCCACCGCGACCAGCTCCGCCCCCGGGTTCTCGCTGAAGTCCCGCGCCCCGCCCCCGGCCACCCCGCCGGTCCCAATGATCCCAAACCGAACCATGCCGCAACGATTCCCGCCCCCGCGTGGACCTGCCTACCCTTCGGTGCTTGCCTTCCGGCAAGAATAGGACGGAGTGTGCGATTCTGGATCTACGTGGTCTATGTGCGGTTGATTGCGCCATCGGTTGACTAGTTAGTACGATAATCCGGTGCTGAGCTTGAGGAAGATCGACAATCCGTCCAGTAGTTGTGCGGCAGGCGAGGGCGAATCGCACTACGCTAGTTCAGGTCAGCGTGTGAACTATGGACTTGGGGCGCACTCGTGGATCGGACCTTTCCGTATAGGCCGCGGGCAGAGGATGAACGGCGCCGCGTTGTTTGAACCGGTCCATGGAGGATCTCGGTTTGGCTTCGTCGGCTCTCATAGAGTTAGTTCCGTGCATGTCCTATTTCGCTCACGCATTCGGGCTGTGGCTCTCTTGAGATACGCGACCTTTTACCGCAGGCCGGGCGGTCACATACACACTATAGGAGGTGAATATGGCAGATCTTGGTGGATCGGATGAGCGCCTATACGACCGTGAGAAGCATGCTTATATGCAAAACTGCGAGTCAATGCGTAGTGTCAACGTACAGATGAATCGACTACCGACGTTTTCAGTGACTCTGACTGGAGGAATATGGTTTGGAATTGCGTTGTCATCTTCGATTGCAAACGGTGTGGCGTTCGGTGTGTTGTTGCTTGCGTGCGTCGCGAACTTTAGTCTTATCCTGATCGCGTTCCGCACGCGCGACGTGATCCAGAGCTATCTAGAAAGAATCGAATCCTTTTCGCCTAGTAGTTTCGCTGGGGGACGCCCAAAACGTAAGACACTAGGGAGGTTCGGGGACTACTCAATGATCACGGTTTATGCGCTTCTTATGGCAGCGGCGAGCTTGATGTCTCTTGTTGGCGCCGTTTTTATCTACTGGCCCTTTGGTGAGAGTATAGGATGGAAAATCGGCGCAATTGTCGTAGCGATATGTGTTTTTGCTGCGTTCTACTTCATAGCTCGTGGACGGAAGAACACGTAGACTGTGGTCTCGCTACGGAATGGCGCTGAAGGATGGCAGGCAAAATGATCACCTCAAGTTACGAAATGGCTGCTTGCTAGCTTGTCTCGCAACAAGACTTGCACTTTGGCCTTTCTCAGCGATTGTCGGCTTGACGCTGTACGAGTGGGTTTCCTGCAATCTTAGGCACCATGTCTGCAGGAAGGATCGGCCCCGCGGTTTCGATTGTCCGCGACTTCTCGTCGTTCGTGAGATGGCGAGCTTGTACCTTTCGGCACGTCACTTAGTCTCTGCTCGGACTTGCGACGCCTCGCAATTGTCGGCGTAACCATTGTGCAAAACGAGTTGTCGGAACGATCAGATGATTCACATCCAATATCTCGTAGAGAAATATTGGGGCGCCCGGTACGATACCGATAGGATGGTCAA
It encodes the following:
- a CDS encoding Gfo/Idh/MocA family oxidoreductase, yielding MAQGRIGRAYHCKTYWRRRAGIPGIGSWFTRKSLSGGGWLLDTGVHMLDNALFILDNFAVHSVTGATYREFGPSGAGEGGYGLSERTEAAFDVDDFATAMIKLAGGATVLLIDAVWAMHNERRSEMNIELYGSEGAIDTYGDKLFRRQGSEYHAIEGPDAGPLTYPHTSRFHHFVNVILGREEPCVTLEQALAVQCVIDAIYAPAANGKEVLLSGDAACETPAGEPAREIAVNKAQITGAIFEALTTLRLMAITATGYNNVDLEAAHAAGVTVSSVAAYATPRHS